The stretch of DNA TAAAAAAACAGACCAGGCTTCGGCTGCCTTGGTGATGGATCTAAAGCAGCGTGGTCTTTTGGAAGACACGTTGGTTATTTGGGGCGGAGAATTTGGCCGAACGAACTACTCTCAAGGAAAACTGACCGCCACCAACTACGGTCGCGACCATCACCCACGCTGTTTCACCATGTGGATGGCCGGGGCAGGGGTGAAATCAGGATTCTCCTACGGCGAAACCGACGAATTCGGTTACAACATCACCGAGAACCCGGTCCACGTTCACGACTTTCAGGCGACTTTACTCCACTTACTTGGCATCGACCACAAACGCCTGACCTACAAGCACCAAGGCCGGCGGTACCGCTTGACCGATGTGCATGGTCATGTCGTGAAGGATATACTTTCGTAGTGGTTCAAGGGCTTCTTGGGAACGCCAAGCCCCAACTTGGCTTTTAGTTTTTAAAGTGCTGATTCTGGTGGAGCACCTGTTCCTCCCGATTTTAAAAAAGCCTTTCTCGATGAGCTGGATGTTTATTTGTTCGAGAGCTATGGGCACAGCTTCAGGCCAGAGAAAAAGACCAATAACTTTTTATTCGGCACGGGCCTAATACCCCGCCGCTTGCGGCGTTCTAAAATTACCAATTTCAATTCTCAAATACCCCGCAACTGCGAAGCGGCTGGCGACCGCAAGGTCGAGGGCTTGCCCCGGGGATTATGATTCATAATGAACATTTCATCTGCCGAACCGAAACGCTTTAGTGTGTGAGCCATCAGTGGTGCTTCCAGTTGCACGTTTTCCCGAAAACCGGGAATGTCCACACAGTAGAACTCCGGTTCATCCAGTGGATCGATTAACCGGATCATTACAGGTTCGGATTTAGCTTTTAGAAAAAGCGAACCGAACAAAAGGCACAGGAAGCTTAACGTGAATATTCTCATGGATCGTATTCTTGACCGGGTGAATTGCCTAAGCAAGATCAAGTCTATATGACACCTGAGGAAATTGAACGACGGCTTATGAAAATGGGCCATGCGGAATAGAAGCCGAATGAGCTCATCCGCCTCCCAATCAAGGCCTAGGCTCTACAGATTGTAAGCGAACTTGTTGCTCGGTTTCATGATCTTATCAAAAACAAAGGAAACGGTAAGTAGAACGAGTCCCAGGAATGAAAGAAAACCAGCACCATCTGAATTCGCTACATGGGCGATAAGTGCTAATCCGAAATTATAAAATACACCAGCGTAAGCCAGGCTCTTTAAAAAACGAACCTTAGAACTGACAATGGCAATTACGGCGCAAATTTTCGCGAAAGCCAGGGGGTAAATCAGATAAGCCGGGTATCCAAGAAGCTCAAACGCGATTTCCGTGTCTCCATGATTGAATAAATAACTATAGACATTGGTGAGTAGTAAAATGGAGAGCAGAGTGGTTGAAAACCAGTAAATCAAATTCGGGAGTTTCATTGTCGGACTTGAAAGTAGCCTTGAGCTTAAGAGTTTCAATAACGTTTAGTTGCGATTTCGAAGTTTTGTCCCATTTTGATTGAGATTGAAATTTATCCCGAATTTTGGCGTCATATAGGCAGTTACCATGAAAAAATTATTCAAAAAATCATCCCTTTGGCTCCTTGGAATTACCTTGGTCTTTGGAGTATTTAACATTATGGCAGCTCCTGCTGAAAAAAAAGAAACCGATCCAGAAAAGGCTGAACGCCTTAAAGCGCTGACTGCCATGCAATATCGGGTCACTCAAGAGGAAGCGACAGAACCACCATTCAGCAATGCGTATTGGGATAACAAGGAACATGGAATTTACGTAGATGTAGTGTCAGGAGAGCCTCTGTTTAGCTCTTTGGATAAATACAAGTCGGGTACCGGATGGCCCAGCTTTACCAAACCACTTGCTCCAGAGAATATTGTTGAGAAGACGGATTATCACATCGGCTATGCTCGAACAGAGGTTCGTTCCAAAAATGCAGATTCTCATCTTGGTCATGTGTTTCCTGATGGTCCGAAACCCACCGGCTTACGTTACTGCATGAATTCTGCTTCCATGAATTTCATCCCTGTAGCCAAATTAGAAGAAAATGGACTTGGGAAATATGTCCCTCTTTTTGAAGGCCTCAAAAAAGAAGCGATCAAAAAGGATAGAAAGTAGGAGAGATATCCTGCCAGACCGGGAATAAAATAACCCGGATCATGTGTTGGCTCGTTTGGATTCTTGTCGGGTGCTTCCACTTTCTGATTAACCCCTTAGCAGGGTGCATTCAAAGAGCCGGGGCGGACTAATGATCAGTTTCCAGTGTCGCATATGTGATTTGAGGAATAGGTCTCTAGTAGCACACCGATTTCTAAAGAATTCTGCAACCAGATACCCATTTCCTATCGTTAGCTGTCAGAACACTTCCACCATTGTATGCATCCTATGAAATCATCACGCTCATATTTGTTTGTTTCTTCACTGTTGTTAAGCAGCTCATTCAATTGGCTTTTTTCCGATCATCATGAAAATTGGCCTACTTGGAGACCTTCTTCCGGGAATGGTGTCGCGGAGAATGCCACACCGCCGATTGAGTGGGGAGACGACAAGAATATAAAGTGGAAGACAGCCATTGCCGGATCCGGCTTTTCCACCCCGATCATTTGGGGAGATAAGATTTATTTGCTGAGCGCCGAGGCCGTTGAAGGGGCTTCAGCAGAAGCTCCACGACGTGCCCAGCCTCCTGATGGAAATGCTAATACTCGAGGTGGTCAAGGCGGAGGTGGTAAAGGCGGAGGCGGTAAAGGTGGTAAAGGAGGTCCAGGTGGTCAAGAAGGTCCGGGTGGTGCTGGTGGTCCCGTCGGACCTACTCCCGAACTAATCGCAGAATTTGATAAGAATAGTGATGGAGA from Verrucomicrobiota bacterium encodes:
- a CDS encoding DoxX family protein, which gives rise to MKLPNLIYWFSTTLLSILLLTNVYSYLFNHGDTEIAFELLGYPAYLIYPLAFAKICAVIAIVSSKVRFLKSLAYAGVFYNFGLALIAHVANSDGAGFLSFLGLVLLTVSFVFDKIMKPSNKFAYNL
- the msrB gene encoding peptide-methionine (R)-S-oxide reductase MsrB — protein: MAAPAEKKETDPEKAERLKALTAMQYRVTQEEATEPPFSNAYWDNKEHGIYVDVVSGEPLFSSLDKYKSGTGWPSFTKPLAPENIVEKTDYHIGYARTEVRSKNADSHLGHVFPDGPKPTGLRYCMNSASMNFIPVAKLEENGLGKYVPLFEGLKKEAIKKDRK